Proteins co-encoded in one Epinephelus moara isolate mb chromosome 11, YSFRI_EMoa_1.0, whole genome shotgun sequence genomic window:
- the ppp1r3g gene encoding protein phosphatase 1 regulatory subunit 3G, producing MSRLPLQFHTEGESPSPWLSLENGMENEEEGEEEEDDLDDEVDASQLERFMKDRRRAKSLPAYPAALLVGVGGNDGRKRVKFADSMGLNLASVKHFSSLEEPQIPSKVLSRHKSFPPQQQDVLNDLCQSFKSSLNTDRLVACFPEPQKAERRVQRLRVCLEKIAITQFDVRGQIRVFTGCAEKDVGVRYTFNDWLSYVDAQALPAAADQPDFVGERFSFTVYTPPFMDPSSAVHFAVYLRSEEGEFWDNNEGNNYTLQYHCMPGTAPFVSAAFHPI from the coding sequence ATGTCCCGCTTACCTCTCCAGTTCCACACCGAGGGAGAGTCTCCCTCCCCGTGGCTGAGTTTAGAGAACGGCATGGAGaatgaggaggagggggaagaggaggaggatgatctGGACGATGAGGTGGACGCTTCTCAGCTGGAGAGGTTTATGAAAGACAGAAGGAGAGCCAAGTCCCTGCCCGCCTACCCGGCGGCGCTCCTGGTCGGCGTCGGCGGAAATGATGGAAGGAAGCGGGTGAAGTTTGCCGACTCCATGGGCCTGAACTTGGCCAGCGTCAAGCACTTCAGCTCGCTGGAGGAGCCACAGATTCCGAGTAAAGTTCTGTCCCGACACAAGAGCTTCCCGCCGCAGCAGCAGGACGTACTGAACGACCTGTGCCAGAGCTTCAAGTCCAGCCTGAACACGGACCGCCTGGTCGCCTGCTTTCCGGAGCCCCAGAAGGCGGAGCGGAGAGTCCAGCGGCTCCGCGTCTGCCTGGAGAAGATCGCCATCACACAGTTCGACGTGCGGGGCCAGATCCGGGTCTTTACCGGCTGCGCCGAAAAAGACGTCGGAGTGAGGTACACTTTCAACGACTGGCTCTCCTACGTGGACGCACAGGCTCTGCCCGCGGCCGCGGATCAGCCGGACTTCGTAGGAGAACGCTTCAGTTTCACCGTGTACACCCCACCCTTTATGGACCCCAGTTCGGCCGTGCACTTCGCCGTGTACCTGAGGAGCGAGGAGGGGGAGTTCTGGGACAACAACGAGGGAAATAACTACACTCTCCAGTACCACTGTATGCCTGGCACCGCGCCGTTTGTCAGCGCAGCTTTCCACCCCATCTGA